A window of the Dunckerocampus dactyliophorus isolate RoL2022-P2 chromosome 21, RoL_Ddac_1.1, whole genome shotgun sequence genome harbors these coding sequences:
- the cnksr2a gene encoding connector enhancer of kinase suppressor of ras 2 isoform X2: protein MALVMEPVSKWTASQVVDWMKGLDDCLQQYVCVFERGGVCGERLLRISHAELEDLGVSRIGHQELILEAVDLLCALNSGLETESVRTLAHKLGASAKNLQNFISGRRRSSQSESRTSRRLPNDLLTSVVDLITAAKSLLAWLDRSPFAAVADYSVTRNNVIQLCLELTTIVQQDCTVFETENKILHVCKTLSEVCEHIVCVSSDPLVSQSAHLELVHLTNVKPAEGLGMYIKSTYDGLHVITGTTEGSPADRCKKIHAGDEVIQVNHQTVVGWQLRNLVGSLRADKGVVSLTLKKRPQSTLSSAPALLKNMRWKPLALQPTRSPGSSSATPLDTPTKSSALQDLYIPPPPMEPYAPRDETGALSGDEASRGHSGGVAKRSDSPNSFLDQESRRREDEEPVYCTTPTYGRLRPISMPVECSWGGDYEDPAKLNRESRREASLMRYVGLPGADQRLGTEDYASHTARPGKRSNDTAKRAKRRSHHSQSPSHYVLQANQRESPPRDPTSIYHTYQQASSMQTKTRKKNKGRSLAALSRRRVSCKALGRGDCEGWLWRKRDAKGYFSHKWKKYWFVLKDNCLYWYINEEDEKAEGFVSLPEFKIDRASECRKKYAFKACHPKVKSFFFAADGVDDMNRWLSRLNMATVGYAERERIRQEQDYWSESEHEDDATSSPKQDSPPPPYDTYPRPPSMSAYLEGRTTRLSSTETSRSRSSQEDFLCGEPSVAAAAEPQYHPGSMGGDTTHSGRRSGVGSSSDVPYRCDPVEYRSSPAGGSSDTGSPGRSSSSQRRSWQDLIETPLTEAGLHYLQTGPLEDAVFVEPSPAGSTSMMAGAVYTLPAPRNVPLPIAMQRLIPMATQGGKPRSFTLPRDSNLHMLLAPPAKDEQQTHSSGSEGASLGDLFRACEQGGVCPLGRESEARGQSEFRQSFLRRTADPQLNERLNRLRILNSTLKDREGELALIDRLLAHPQLSSAEFQEWKQAYHELFSLPPVEADVSEPEPPLTPSLSHTHSYIETHV, encoded by the exons ATGGCGCTGGTGATGGAGCCAGTCAGCAAGTGGACCGCAAGCCAGGTGGTGGACTGGATGAAAG GTCTGGACGACTGCCTACAGCagtatgtgtgcgtgtttgaGCGCGGAGGTGTGTGTGGCGAGAGGCTGCTCAGGATCAGCCACGCCGAGCTGGAGGACCTGGGAGTGTCTCGCATTGGACACCAGGAACTCATACTGGAGGCCGTGGACCTGCTGTGTGCACTG AACTCCGGCCTGGAGACGGAGAGCGTGAGGACTCTGGCTCACAAGCTTGGTGCCTCAGCCAAAAACCTGCAAAACTTCATCTCCGGACGCCGTCGCAGCAGCCAGTCAGAGAGCAGGACGTCACGGCGTCTCCCTAATGACCTGCTGACCTCGGTGGTGGACCTCATTACTGCCGCCAAGAGCTTGCTAGCTTGGCTGGACAG GTCTCCTTTTGCTGCGGTGGCAGACTACTCGGTCACCCGAAATAATGTCATCCAGCTCTGCCTGGAGCTCACCACCATCGTGCAGCAG GACTGTACGGTGTTTGAGACGGAGAATAAGATCCTCCACGTG TGCAAGACCCTGTCCGAGGTGTGCGAGCACATTGTGTGCGTGTCGTCGGACCCGCTCGTGTCCCAGTCGGCCCACCTGGAGCTGGTCCACCTCACCAACGTCAAACCCGCCGAAGGCCTG GGAATGTACATCAAGTCCACCTATGATGGCCTCCATGTCATCACAGGAACTACTgaaggg TCTCCAGCCGACCGCTGTAAGAAGATCCACGCGGGGGATGAAGTCATTCAAGTCAACCATCAGACTGTG GTGGGCTGGCAGCTGCGCAACCTGGTGGGCTCGCTGCGAGCCGACAAGGGCGTTGTGTCCCTGACCTTGAAGAAGCGTCCACAGAGCACGCTCAGCTCGGCTCCGGCCCTGCTCAAGAACATGCGCTGGAAGCCCCTGGCTCTGCAG CCAACCAGAAGCCCGGGCAGCAGCTCGGCCACACCCTTGGACACGCCCACAAAGAGCTCCGCCCTCCAGGACCTTTACATCCCACCCCCGCCCATGGAGCCCTACGCCCCCAG AGACGAGACGGGGGCCTTGTCCGGAGACGAAGCGTCCCGTGGCCACAGCGGTGGCGTCGCCAAGCGATCCGATTCGCCCAACTCCTTCCTGGATCAAGAGTCCCGGCGGCGAGAAGATGAGGAGCCAGTTTACTGTACCACGCCGACATATG GCAGGCTCAGGCCTATCTCCATGCCTGTGGAGTGCAGCTGGGGGGGCGACTATGAAGACCCCGCCAAGCTTAACCGAGAAAGCCGCAGAG AGGCGTCGCTGATGCGCTACGTGGGCCTGCCCGGCGCCGACCAGCGACTGGGCACAGAGGACTACGCCTCCCACACGGCCCGCCCGGGCAAGCGGTCCAATGACACGGCCAAGCGTGCCAAAAGGCGGAGCCACCACAGCCAAAGCCCCTCCCACTATGTCCTCCAGGCAAATCAAAGAGAGTCGCCACCAAGAGACCCCACCTCCATTTACCAC ACATACCAGCAGGCATCTTCGATGCAGACAAAAACTCGGAAGAAGAATAAAG GACGCAGTTTGGCCGCCCTGAGTCGCAGGCGCGTATCCTGCAAGGCGCTGGGCCGAGGCGACTGCGAGGGCTGGCTGTGGCGGAAGAGAGATGCGAAGGGTTACTTTTCTCATAAATGGAAGAAGTACTGGTTTGTTCTGAAGGACAACTGCCTGTACTGGTACATCAACGAGGAG GATGAGAAAGCAGAGGGCTTTGTCAGTCTCCCAGAGTTTAAAATTGATCGTGCCAGTGAATGCCGCAAGAAGTA TGCTTTCAAAGCGTGTCACCCCAAGGTCAAGAGCTTCTTCTTCGCAGCAGATGGAGTGGATGACATGAACAG GTGGCTGAGTCGACTGAACATGGCCACTGTGGGCTACGCAGAGCGAGAGCGGATACGCCAGGAGCAAG ATTACTGGAGCGAGAGCGAGCATGAGGATGACGCCACCTCTAGCCCCAAACAGGACAGCCCGCCACCTCCATATGATACCTACCCACGGCCCCCATCG ATGAGCGCTTACCTGGAAGGCCGGACGACTCGACTGTCTTCCACCGAGACGTCCCGTTCCCGTTCCTCCCAGGAGGACTTTCTCTGCGGCGAGCCGTCTGTGGCGGCAGCAGCTGAGCCGCAGTACCACCCCGGCTCCATGGGGGGCGACACCACACACAGCGGCAGGAGGTCGGGCGTGGGCAGCAGCAGTGACGTTCCGTACCGATGTGACCCTGTGGAG TACCGTTCCAGTCCTGCAGGGGGCAGCAGCGACACCGGGTCGCCTGGCCGGTCGTCCTCGTCTCAGAGACGCTCCTGGCAGGACTTGATCGAAACGCCGCTGACGGAAGCCGGACTGCACTACCTCCAAACAGGACCACTCG AGGATGCAGTCTTCGTGGAGCCCAGTCCGGCTGGCTCGACGTCCATGATGGCCGGGGCCGTTTACACACTCCCCGCTCCGAGGAACGTACCGTTGCCCATAGCGATGCAGAGGCTCATTCCTATGGCAACCCAAGGAGGGAAACCCCGCAGCTTCACGCTGCCACGCGACAGCAACCTACACATGCTGCTGGCGCCGCCCGCCAAAGACGAGCAGCAGACGCACAGCA GTGGCAGCGAGGGGGCGTCCCTCGGTGACCTGTTTCGTGCGTGCGAGCAAGGCGGCGTGTGTCCGCTTGGCCGGGAATCAGAGGCCAGAGGTCAGTCGGAGTTCAGGCAGTCCTTCCTGCGGCGGACCGCCGACCCGCAGCTTAATGAGCGTCTGAACCGCCTCCGCATCCTGAACTCGACATTGAAG GACAGAGAGGGGGAGCTAGCGCTGATTGACAGGCTCTTGGCCCACCCCCAGCTGTCGTCCGCAGAGTTCCAGGAGTGGAAGCAAGCTTATCACGAGCTCTTCTCTCTGCCACCAGTCGAGGCCGACGTGTCCGAGCCCGAGCCGCCCTTGACGCCCTCGCTCTCCCACACGCACTCATACATCGAGACCCAcgtctga
- the cnksr2a gene encoding connector enhancer of kinase suppressor of ras 2 isoform X3: protein MSVLWSSSLEQQGKSMLTPQRRVCVWKCLDDCLQQYVCVFERGGVCGERLLRISHAELEDLGVSRIGHQELILEAVDLLCALNSGLETESVRTLAHKLGASAKNLQNFISGRRRSSQSESRTSRRLPNDLLTSVVDLITAAKSLLAWLDRSPFAAVADYSVTRNNVIQLCLELTTIVQQDCTVFETENKILHVCKTLSEVCEHIVCVSSDPLVSQSAHLELVHLTNVKPAEGLGMYIKSTYDGLHVITGTTEGSPADRCKKIHAGDEVIQVNHQTVVGWQLRNLVGSLRADKGVVSLTLKKRPQSTLSSAPALLKNMRWKPLALQPTRSPGSSSATPLDTPTKSSALQDLYIPPPPMEPYAPRDETGALSGDEASRGHSGGVAKRSDSPNSFLDQESRRREDEEPVYCTTPTYGRLRPISMPVECSWGGDYEDPAKLNRESRREASLMRYVGLPGADQRLGTEDYASHTARPGKRSNDTAKRAKRRSHHSQSPSHYVLQANQRESPPRDPTSIYHTYQQASSMQTKTRKKNKGRSLAALSRRRVSCKALGRGDCEGWLWRKRDAKGYFSHKWKKYWFVLKDNCLYWYINEEDEKAEGFVSLPEFKIDRASECRKKYAFKACHPKVKSFFFAADGVDDMNRWLSRLNMATVGYAERERIRQEQDYWSESEHEDDATSSPKQDSPPPPYDTYPRPPSMSAYLEGRTTRLSSTETSRSRSSQEDFLCGEPSVAAAAEPQYHPGSMGGDTTHSGRRSGVGSSSDVPYRCDPVEYRSSPAGGSSDTGSPGRSSSSQRRSWQDLIETPLTEAGLHYLQTGPLEDAVFVEPSPAGSTSMMAGAVYTLPAPRNVPLPIAMQRLIPMATQGGKPRSFTLPRDSNLHMLLAPPAKDEQQTHSSGSEGASLGDLFRACEQGGVCPLGRESEARGQSEFRQSFLRRTADPQLNERLNRLRILNSTLKDVPPLDAELPSGCSD, encoded by the exons ATGAGTGTGCTATGGAGCTCCAGCTTGGAGCAGCAGGGGAAATCAATGCTCACTCCACAGAGGAGAGTGTGTGTTTGGAAAT GTCTGGACGACTGCCTACAGCagtatgtgtgcgtgtttgaGCGCGGAGGTGTGTGTGGCGAGAGGCTGCTCAGGATCAGCCACGCCGAGCTGGAGGACCTGGGAGTGTCTCGCATTGGACACCAGGAACTCATACTGGAGGCCGTGGACCTGCTGTGTGCACTG AACTCCGGCCTGGAGACGGAGAGCGTGAGGACTCTGGCTCACAAGCTTGGTGCCTCAGCCAAAAACCTGCAAAACTTCATCTCCGGACGCCGTCGCAGCAGCCAGTCAGAGAGCAGGACGTCACGGCGTCTCCCTAATGACCTGCTGACCTCGGTGGTGGACCTCATTACTGCCGCCAAGAGCTTGCTAGCTTGGCTGGACAG GTCTCCTTTTGCTGCGGTGGCAGACTACTCGGTCACCCGAAATAATGTCATCCAGCTCTGCCTGGAGCTCACCACCATCGTGCAGCAG GACTGTACGGTGTTTGAGACGGAGAATAAGATCCTCCACGTG TGCAAGACCCTGTCCGAGGTGTGCGAGCACATTGTGTGCGTGTCGTCGGACCCGCTCGTGTCCCAGTCGGCCCACCTGGAGCTGGTCCACCTCACCAACGTCAAACCCGCCGAAGGCCTG GGAATGTACATCAAGTCCACCTATGATGGCCTCCATGTCATCACAGGAACTACTgaaggg TCTCCAGCCGACCGCTGTAAGAAGATCCACGCGGGGGATGAAGTCATTCAAGTCAACCATCAGACTGTG GTGGGCTGGCAGCTGCGCAACCTGGTGGGCTCGCTGCGAGCCGACAAGGGCGTTGTGTCCCTGACCTTGAAGAAGCGTCCACAGAGCACGCTCAGCTCGGCTCCGGCCCTGCTCAAGAACATGCGCTGGAAGCCCCTGGCTCTGCAG CCAACCAGAAGCCCGGGCAGCAGCTCGGCCACACCCTTGGACACGCCCACAAAGAGCTCCGCCCTCCAGGACCTTTACATCCCACCCCCGCCCATGGAGCCCTACGCCCCCAG AGACGAGACGGGGGCCTTGTCCGGAGACGAAGCGTCCCGTGGCCACAGCGGTGGCGTCGCCAAGCGATCCGATTCGCCCAACTCCTTCCTGGATCAAGAGTCCCGGCGGCGAGAAGATGAGGAGCCAGTTTACTGTACCACGCCGACATATG GCAGGCTCAGGCCTATCTCCATGCCTGTGGAGTGCAGCTGGGGGGGCGACTATGAAGACCCCGCCAAGCTTAACCGAGAAAGCCGCAGAG AGGCGTCGCTGATGCGCTACGTGGGCCTGCCCGGCGCCGACCAGCGACTGGGCACAGAGGACTACGCCTCCCACACGGCCCGCCCGGGCAAGCGGTCCAATGACACGGCCAAGCGTGCCAAAAGGCGGAGCCACCACAGCCAAAGCCCCTCCCACTATGTCCTCCAGGCAAATCAAAGAGAGTCGCCACCAAGAGACCCCACCTCCATTTACCAC ACATACCAGCAGGCATCTTCGATGCAGACAAAAACTCGGAAGAAGAATAAAG GACGCAGTTTGGCCGCCCTGAGTCGCAGGCGCGTATCCTGCAAGGCGCTGGGCCGAGGCGACTGCGAGGGCTGGCTGTGGCGGAAGAGAGATGCGAAGGGTTACTTTTCTCATAAATGGAAGAAGTACTGGTTTGTTCTGAAGGACAACTGCCTGTACTGGTACATCAACGAGGAG GATGAGAAAGCAGAGGGCTTTGTCAGTCTCCCAGAGTTTAAAATTGATCGTGCCAGTGAATGCCGCAAGAAGTA TGCTTTCAAAGCGTGTCACCCCAAGGTCAAGAGCTTCTTCTTCGCAGCAGATGGAGTGGATGACATGAACAG GTGGCTGAGTCGACTGAACATGGCCACTGTGGGCTACGCAGAGCGAGAGCGGATACGCCAGGAGCAAG ATTACTGGAGCGAGAGCGAGCATGAGGATGACGCCACCTCTAGCCCCAAACAGGACAGCCCGCCACCTCCATATGATACCTACCCACGGCCCCCATCG ATGAGCGCTTACCTGGAAGGCCGGACGACTCGACTGTCTTCCACCGAGACGTCCCGTTCCCGTTCCTCCCAGGAGGACTTTCTCTGCGGCGAGCCGTCTGTGGCGGCAGCAGCTGAGCCGCAGTACCACCCCGGCTCCATGGGGGGCGACACCACACACAGCGGCAGGAGGTCGGGCGTGGGCAGCAGCAGTGACGTTCCGTACCGATGTGACCCTGTGGAG TACCGTTCCAGTCCTGCAGGGGGCAGCAGCGACACCGGGTCGCCTGGCCGGTCGTCCTCGTCTCAGAGACGCTCCTGGCAGGACTTGATCGAAACGCCGCTGACGGAAGCCGGACTGCACTACCTCCAAACAGGACCACTCG AGGATGCAGTCTTCGTGGAGCCCAGTCCGGCTGGCTCGACGTCCATGATGGCCGGGGCCGTTTACACACTCCCCGCTCCGAGGAACGTACCGTTGCCCATAGCGATGCAGAGGCTCATTCCTATGGCAACCCAAGGAGGGAAACCCCGCAGCTTCACGCTGCCACGCGACAGCAACCTACACATGCTGCTGGCGCCGCCCGCCAAAGACGAGCAGCAGACGCACAGCA GTGGCAGCGAGGGGGCGTCCCTCGGTGACCTGTTTCGTGCGTGCGAGCAAGGCGGCGTGTGTCCGCTTGGCCGGGAATCAGAGGCCAGAGGTCAGTCGGAGTTCAGGCAGTCCTTCCTGCGGCGGACCGCCGACCCGCAGCTTAATGAGCGTCTGAACCGCCTCCGCATCCTGAACTCGACATTGAAG
- the cnksr2a gene encoding connector enhancer of kinase suppressor of ras 2 isoform X1, whose protein sequence is MSVLWSSSLEQQGKSMLTPQRRVCVWKCLDDCLQQYVCVFERGGVCGERLLRISHAELEDLGVSRIGHQELILEAVDLLCALNSGLETESVRTLAHKLGASAKNLQNFISGRRRSSQSESRTSRRLPNDLLTSVVDLITAAKSLLAWLDRSPFAAVADYSVTRNNVIQLCLELTTIVQQDCTVFETENKILHVCKTLSEVCEHIVCVSSDPLVSQSAHLELVHLTNVKPAEGLGMYIKSTYDGLHVITGTTEGSPADRCKKIHAGDEVIQVNHQTVVGWQLRNLVGSLRADKGVVSLTLKKRPQSTLSSAPALLKNMRWKPLALQPTRSPGSSSATPLDTPTKSSALQDLYIPPPPMEPYAPRDETGALSGDEASRGHSGGVAKRSDSPNSFLDQESRRREDEEPVYCTTPTYGRLRPISMPVECSWGGDYEDPAKLNRESRREASLMRYVGLPGADQRLGTEDYASHTARPGKRSNDTAKRAKRRSHHSQSPSHYVLQANQRESPPRDPTSIYHTYQQASSMQTKTRKKNKGRSLAALSRRRVSCKALGRGDCEGWLWRKRDAKGYFSHKWKKYWFVLKDNCLYWYINEEDEKAEGFVSLPEFKIDRASECRKKYAFKACHPKVKSFFFAADGVDDMNRWLSRLNMATVGYAERERIRQEQDYWSESEHEDDATSSPKQDSPPPPYDTYPRPPSMSAYLEGRTTRLSSTETSRSRSSQEDFLCGEPSVAAAAEPQYHPGSMGGDTTHSGRRSGVGSSSDVPYRCDPVEYRSSPAGGSSDTGSPGRSSSSQRRSWQDLIETPLTEAGLHYLQTGPLEDAVFVEPSPAGSTSMMAGAVYTLPAPRNVPLPIAMQRLIPMATQGGKPRSFTLPRDSNLHMLLAPPAKDEQQTHSSGSEGASLGDLFRACEQGGVCPLGRESEARGQSEFRQSFLRRTADPQLNERLNRLRILNSTLKDREGELALIDRLLAHPQLSSAEFQEWKQAYHELFSLPPVEADVSEPEPPLTPSLSHTHSYIETHV, encoded by the exons ATGAGTGTGCTATGGAGCTCCAGCTTGGAGCAGCAGGGGAAATCAATGCTCACTCCACAGAGGAGAGTGTGTGTTTGGAAAT GTCTGGACGACTGCCTACAGCagtatgtgtgcgtgtttgaGCGCGGAGGTGTGTGTGGCGAGAGGCTGCTCAGGATCAGCCACGCCGAGCTGGAGGACCTGGGAGTGTCTCGCATTGGACACCAGGAACTCATACTGGAGGCCGTGGACCTGCTGTGTGCACTG AACTCCGGCCTGGAGACGGAGAGCGTGAGGACTCTGGCTCACAAGCTTGGTGCCTCAGCCAAAAACCTGCAAAACTTCATCTCCGGACGCCGTCGCAGCAGCCAGTCAGAGAGCAGGACGTCACGGCGTCTCCCTAATGACCTGCTGACCTCGGTGGTGGACCTCATTACTGCCGCCAAGAGCTTGCTAGCTTGGCTGGACAG GTCTCCTTTTGCTGCGGTGGCAGACTACTCGGTCACCCGAAATAATGTCATCCAGCTCTGCCTGGAGCTCACCACCATCGTGCAGCAG GACTGTACGGTGTTTGAGACGGAGAATAAGATCCTCCACGTG TGCAAGACCCTGTCCGAGGTGTGCGAGCACATTGTGTGCGTGTCGTCGGACCCGCTCGTGTCCCAGTCGGCCCACCTGGAGCTGGTCCACCTCACCAACGTCAAACCCGCCGAAGGCCTG GGAATGTACATCAAGTCCACCTATGATGGCCTCCATGTCATCACAGGAACTACTgaaggg TCTCCAGCCGACCGCTGTAAGAAGATCCACGCGGGGGATGAAGTCATTCAAGTCAACCATCAGACTGTG GTGGGCTGGCAGCTGCGCAACCTGGTGGGCTCGCTGCGAGCCGACAAGGGCGTTGTGTCCCTGACCTTGAAGAAGCGTCCACAGAGCACGCTCAGCTCGGCTCCGGCCCTGCTCAAGAACATGCGCTGGAAGCCCCTGGCTCTGCAG CCAACCAGAAGCCCGGGCAGCAGCTCGGCCACACCCTTGGACACGCCCACAAAGAGCTCCGCCCTCCAGGACCTTTACATCCCACCCCCGCCCATGGAGCCCTACGCCCCCAG AGACGAGACGGGGGCCTTGTCCGGAGACGAAGCGTCCCGTGGCCACAGCGGTGGCGTCGCCAAGCGATCCGATTCGCCCAACTCCTTCCTGGATCAAGAGTCCCGGCGGCGAGAAGATGAGGAGCCAGTTTACTGTACCACGCCGACATATG GCAGGCTCAGGCCTATCTCCATGCCTGTGGAGTGCAGCTGGGGGGGCGACTATGAAGACCCCGCCAAGCTTAACCGAGAAAGCCGCAGAG AGGCGTCGCTGATGCGCTACGTGGGCCTGCCCGGCGCCGACCAGCGACTGGGCACAGAGGACTACGCCTCCCACACGGCCCGCCCGGGCAAGCGGTCCAATGACACGGCCAAGCGTGCCAAAAGGCGGAGCCACCACAGCCAAAGCCCCTCCCACTATGTCCTCCAGGCAAATCAAAGAGAGTCGCCACCAAGAGACCCCACCTCCATTTACCAC ACATACCAGCAGGCATCTTCGATGCAGACAAAAACTCGGAAGAAGAATAAAG GACGCAGTTTGGCCGCCCTGAGTCGCAGGCGCGTATCCTGCAAGGCGCTGGGCCGAGGCGACTGCGAGGGCTGGCTGTGGCGGAAGAGAGATGCGAAGGGTTACTTTTCTCATAAATGGAAGAAGTACTGGTTTGTTCTGAAGGACAACTGCCTGTACTGGTACATCAACGAGGAG GATGAGAAAGCAGAGGGCTTTGTCAGTCTCCCAGAGTTTAAAATTGATCGTGCCAGTGAATGCCGCAAGAAGTA TGCTTTCAAAGCGTGTCACCCCAAGGTCAAGAGCTTCTTCTTCGCAGCAGATGGAGTGGATGACATGAACAG GTGGCTGAGTCGACTGAACATGGCCACTGTGGGCTACGCAGAGCGAGAGCGGATACGCCAGGAGCAAG ATTACTGGAGCGAGAGCGAGCATGAGGATGACGCCACCTCTAGCCCCAAACAGGACAGCCCGCCACCTCCATATGATACCTACCCACGGCCCCCATCG ATGAGCGCTTACCTGGAAGGCCGGACGACTCGACTGTCTTCCACCGAGACGTCCCGTTCCCGTTCCTCCCAGGAGGACTTTCTCTGCGGCGAGCCGTCTGTGGCGGCAGCAGCTGAGCCGCAGTACCACCCCGGCTCCATGGGGGGCGACACCACACACAGCGGCAGGAGGTCGGGCGTGGGCAGCAGCAGTGACGTTCCGTACCGATGTGACCCTGTGGAG TACCGTTCCAGTCCTGCAGGGGGCAGCAGCGACACCGGGTCGCCTGGCCGGTCGTCCTCGTCTCAGAGACGCTCCTGGCAGGACTTGATCGAAACGCCGCTGACGGAAGCCGGACTGCACTACCTCCAAACAGGACCACTCG AGGATGCAGTCTTCGTGGAGCCCAGTCCGGCTGGCTCGACGTCCATGATGGCCGGGGCCGTTTACACACTCCCCGCTCCGAGGAACGTACCGTTGCCCATAGCGATGCAGAGGCTCATTCCTATGGCAACCCAAGGAGGGAAACCCCGCAGCTTCACGCTGCCACGCGACAGCAACCTACACATGCTGCTGGCGCCGCCCGCCAAAGACGAGCAGCAGACGCACAGCA GTGGCAGCGAGGGGGCGTCCCTCGGTGACCTGTTTCGTGCGTGCGAGCAAGGCGGCGTGTGTCCGCTTGGCCGGGAATCAGAGGCCAGAGGTCAGTCGGAGTTCAGGCAGTCCTTCCTGCGGCGGACCGCCGACCCGCAGCTTAATGAGCGTCTGAACCGCCTCCGCATCCTGAACTCGACATTGAAG GACAGAGAGGGGGAGCTAGCGCTGATTGACAGGCTCTTGGCCCACCCCCAGCTGTCGTCCGCAGAGTTCCAGGAGTGGAAGCAAGCTTATCACGAGCTCTTCTCTCTGCCACCAGTCGAGGCCGACGTGTCCGAGCCCGAGCCGCCCTTGACGCCCTCGCTCTCCCACACGCACTCATACATCGAGACCCAcgtctga